In a single window of the Plodia interpunctella isolate USDA-ARS_2022_Savannah chromosome 26, ilPloInte3.2, whole genome shotgun sequence genome:
- the icln gene encoding methylosome subunit pICln produces the protein MVVVSTTFSQPLEGILFQSPGTKLLVNDQELGTATLYITESNVIWGGGVRPTGGPAPTISLLYPTISLHAVQREPSSALYMVLNYELRLPELPQQSGSGDANEDDDDEFDADDQPITQLRFVPQSEADLQAMYSALSAGQALHPDPDLDLDAEEFDQDDEEFEDAMENENNSEDAAARLRQLRLENSNGAHYEDAEDEAIGEEQE, from the exons ATGGTTGTAGTTTCGACAACATTTTCGCAGCCGCTTGAaggaatattatttcaatcacCCGGTACTAAGCTTCTTGTAAATGACCAGGAACTTGGAACAGCTACATTGTACATTACAGAAAG CAATGTAATATGGGGCGGAGGAGTGCGGCCAACAGGAGGGCCCGCACCCACGATATCCTTGTTGTATCCGACCATATCGCTGCATGCGGTCCAGAGAGAGCCCTCTTCAGCATTGTACAtggttttaaattatgaattaag gtTGCCAGAATTACCCCAGCAGTCAGGGTCAGGAGACGCGAATGAAGATGACGATGATGAGTTTGATGCAGATGATCAGCCTATAACACAGTTACG GTTCGTGCCGCAGAGCGAAGCGGATCTGCAAGCGATGTACTCGGCCTTGAGCGCGGGGCAGGCGCTGCATCCCGACCCCGACCTGGACCTGGACGCCGAGGAGTTTGACCAAG ACGATGAAGAGTTTGAGGACGCGATGGAGAACGAGAATAACTCTGAAGACGCGGCCGCGAGGCTGAGGCAACTGCGGCTCGAGAACTCCAACGGGGCACATTATGAAG ATGCAGAAGACGAAGCAATAGGCGAAGAACAAGAGTGA
- the Rcc1 gene encoding regulator of chromosome condensation isoform X2: MPAARGVKRTASKSSAATSSSAPKNKKKRGAISLEIPVAPKKRGRVFTCGQGDVGQLGLGEDVPETTKFKHVTALGDKIVEVRAGGMHTIALDSDGKVWTFGCNDEGALGRATSSDKDEATPKKVSLPSRVVAVTAGDSHSAALLDNGDVYAWGAFRDSHGSMGLVVRGREGKACREPVKVDVGEVAVGLASGGDHLVILTTSGSVYTMGCGEQGQLGRLSQRSASRDARQGFSALLVPSKVTLKGGASRVFAGYHATFALDASGQDKVFAWGLNNYGQLGITGEKRKTAIFSPTECDAFAAAGGGWRALSAGQHHSLALDNAGVVYAIGRCEYGRLGLGAVSADATQATRARLRDARCVSVAAATSSSFAVADDGQAYAWGMGSEGQLGTGDTNDALEPVVVERNALSVSAGGQHTVLLMEDPSGSKGDSPEPELETVEEEVEAPTTEDKHNDEPKDKPKGRQTKRQKKQHQEDEVSSTSSALPSDTADENKPQRGRTPKPKSSKKARRN, translated from the exons ATGCCGGCGGCGCGGGGCGTTAAACGCACAGCGTCGAAATCATCGGCCGCCACATCATCCTCGGCTCcgaaaaacaagaaaaaacgTGGAG CAATCTCTTTGGAGATACCTGTAGCGCCGAAGAAGAGGGGTCGCGTGTTCACATGTGGACAGGGGGACGTGGGACAGCTCGGGCTCGGAGAAGATGTGCCGGAGACTACAAA ATTCAAACATGTGACCGCTTTAGGTGACAAAATTGTGGAAGTTCGCGCTGGGGGCATGCACACCATAGCACTGGACAGTGACGGCAAG GTATGGACATTCGGCTGCAATGACGAAGGCGCTCTAGGCAGAGCGACATCTAGCGACAAAGACGAGGCAACTCCGAAGAAAGTGTCTCTACCGTCCCGAGTGGTCGCGGTGACCGCCGGAGACTCGCACTCCGCTGCGTTGCTGGATAACGGTGATGTGTATGCTTGGGGTGCTTTCAGG GATTCCCACGGCAGCATGGGCCTGGTGGTTCGCGGGCGGGAGGGCAAAGCGTGCCGGGAGCCCGTGAAAGTTGACGTGGGGGAAGTCGCGGTCGGCCTCGCGTCCGGGGGAGACCATCTGGTTATACTGACG ACATCCGGCTCAGTTTACACGATGGGTTGCGGGGAACAAGGACAACTGGGCAGGTTGTCACAGCGCTCGGCCAGCAGAGACGCGAGGCAGGGTTTCA GTGCGTTACTAGTACCATCGAAAGTGACGCTAAAAGGTGGCGCCAGCCGCGTGTTCGCGGGCTACCACGCCACCTTCGCGCTGGACGCCAGCGGGCAGGACAAGGTGTTCGCGTGGGGGCTCAATAATTACGGACAACTCG GTATAACGGGCGAGAAACGCAAAACGGCGATATTCTCTCCGACGGAGTGCGACGCGTTcgcggcggcgggcggcggctGGCGCGCGCTCAGCGCCGGGCAGCATCACTCGCTGGCGCTCGACAACGCTGGGGTTGTCTATGCTATTGGCCGGTGTGAATATGGCAG ACTGGGCCTGGGCGCGGTGAGCGCGGACGCGACGCAGGCGACGCGCGCGCGGCTGCGCGACGCGCGCTGTGTCAGCGTCGCGGCCGCCACCAGCAGCTCCTTCGCCGTCGCTGACGACG GCCAAGCATACGCCTGGGGTATGGGCAGCGAAGGCCAGTTAGGTACGGGGGACACCAACGACGCGTTAGAACCGGTAGTTGTCGAACGCAACGCGCTCAGCGTGTCCGCGGGCGGCCAGCACACTGTCCTGCTGATG GAGGACCCTTCGGGCTCCAAAGGTGACAGTCCGGAGCCTGAGCTGGAAACTGTCGAAGAAGAAGTTGAAGCTCCCACGACTGAGGACAAACACAATGATGAACCTAAAGACAAACCTAAAG GGCGGCAAACGAAGCGTCAGAAGAAACAGCATCAAGAGGATGAAGTGTCGTCGACCTCGAGCGCGCTGCCCAGCGACACCGCGGACGAGAACAAGCCTCAG AGAGGACGCACGCCGAAACCGAAGTCGAGCAAAAAGGCACGCCGGAATTAG
- the Rcc1 gene encoding regulator of chromosome condensation isoform X1 produces MPAARGVKRTASKSSAATSSSAPKNKKKRGAISLEIPVAPKKRGRVFTCGQGDVGQLGLGEDVPETTKFKHVTALGDKIVEVRAGGMHTIALDSDGKVWTFGCNDEGALGRATSSDKDEATPKKVSLPSRVVAVTAGDSHSAALLDNGDVYAWGAFRDSHGSMGLVVRGREGKACREPVKVDVGEVAVGLASGGDHLVILTTSGSVYTMGCGEQGQLGRLSQRSASRDARQGFSALLVPSKVTLKGGASRVFAGYHATFALDASGQDKVFAWGLNNYGQLGITGEKRKTAIFSPTECDAFAAAGGGWRALSAGQHHSLALDNAGVVYAIGRCEYGRLGLGAVSADATQATRARLRDARCVSVAAATSSSFAVADDGQAYAWGMGSEGQLGTGDTNDALEPVVVERNALSVSAGGQHTVLLMEDPSGSKGDSPEPELETVEEEVEAPTTEDKHNDEPKDKPKGRQTKRQKKQHQEDEVSSTSSALPSDTADENKPQKVNGDEKETPMEVDETDNTQDSKDETQIEEREQKTEESQSEPAQPETDTEKPEVTDTSSQDTNTTDSDNKSQDSEKTDEKQINDVEMKEEVNGDPDVEKIEPKTVESLSEPLTTTA; encoded by the exons ATGCCGGCGGCGCGGGGCGTTAAACGCACAGCGTCGAAATCATCGGCCGCCACATCATCCTCGGCTCcgaaaaacaagaaaaaacgTGGAG CAATCTCTTTGGAGATACCTGTAGCGCCGAAGAAGAGGGGTCGCGTGTTCACATGTGGACAGGGGGACGTGGGACAGCTCGGGCTCGGAGAAGATGTGCCGGAGACTACAAA ATTCAAACATGTGACCGCTTTAGGTGACAAAATTGTGGAAGTTCGCGCTGGGGGCATGCACACCATAGCACTGGACAGTGACGGCAAG GTATGGACATTCGGCTGCAATGACGAAGGCGCTCTAGGCAGAGCGACATCTAGCGACAAAGACGAGGCAACTCCGAAGAAAGTGTCTCTACCGTCCCGAGTGGTCGCGGTGACCGCCGGAGACTCGCACTCCGCTGCGTTGCTGGATAACGGTGATGTGTATGCTTGGGGTGCTTTCAGG GATTCCCACGGCAGCATGGGCCTGGTGGTTCGCGGGCGGGAGGGCAAAGCGTGCCGGGAGCCCGTGAAAGTTGACGTGGGGGAAGTCGCGGTCGGCCTCGCGTCCGGGGGAGACCATCTGGTTATACTGACG ACATCCGGCTCAGTTTACACGATGGGTTGCGGGGAACAAGGACAACTGGGCAGGTTGTCACAGCGCTCGGCCAGCAGAGACGCGAGGCAGGGTTTCA GTGCGTTACTAGTACCATCGAAAGTGACGCTAAAAGGTGGCGCCAGCCGCGTGTTCGCGGGCTACCACGCCACCTTCGCGCTGGACGCCAGCGGGCAGGACAAGGTGTTCGCGTGGGGGCTCAATAATTACGGACAACTCG GTATAACGGGCGAGAAACGCAAAACGGCGATATTCTCTCCGACGGAGTGCGACGCGTTcgcggcggcgggcggcggctGGCGCGCGCTCAGCGCCGGGCAGCATCACTCGCTGGCGCTCGACAACGCTGGGGTTGTCTATGCTATTGGCCGGTGTGAATATGGCAG ACTGGGCCTGGGCGCGGTGAGCGCGGACGCGACGCAGGCGACGCGCGCGCGGCTGCGCGACGCGCGCTGTGTCAGCGTCGCGGCCGCCACCAGCAGCTCCTTCGCCGTCGCTGACGACG GCCAAGCATACGCCTGGGGTATGGGCAGCGAAGGCCAGTTAGGTACGGGGGACACCAACGACGCGTTAGAACCGGTAGTTGTCGAACGCAACGCGCTCAGCGTGTCCGCGGGCGGCCAGCACACTGTCCTGCTGATG GAGGACCCTTCGGGCTCCAAAGGTGACAGTCCGGAGCCTGAGCTGGAAACTGTCGAAGAAGAAGTTGAAGCTCCCACGACTGAGGACAAACACAATGATGAACCTAAAGACAAACCTAAAG GGCGGCAAACGAAGCGTCAGAAGAAACAGCATCAAGAGGATGAAGTGTCGTCGACCTCGAGCGCGCTGCCCAGCGACACCGCGGACGAGAACAAGCCTCAG aaagTAAATGGTGATGAGAAGGAGACTCCTATGGAGGTTGACGAAACtg ACAACACACAAGACAGCAAAGACGAAACACAAATAGAAGAGCGAGAACAGAAAACCGAAGAATCACAATCTGAGCCGGCCCAACCGGAAACAGACACGGAAAAACCTGAAGTTACGGACACCTCGAGCCAGGACACCAACACCACAGACAGTGATAACAAGTCTCAGGACAGTGAGAAAACTGATGAGAAACAGATTAATGATGTCGAAATGAAGGAAGAAGTGAACGGGGACCCCGATGTGGAGAAGATAGAACCCAAAACCGTGGAAAGTTTAAGTGAACCGTTGACAACCACAGCGTGA